The proteins below come from a single Candidatus Delongbacteria bacterium genomic window:
- a CDS encoding PepSY domain-containing protein, whose translation MKTWRKVHLYSFGYYKAISLFISVLMLVISLTGILYNHHHDLKFLNSLRVPTSILPDGYQDRLDRTRENQGLGDLFPEEAHSVPVMWLVIDLHNGSFFGEPWGRFFYDAIALALCVLSLTGIVLYFKIRRKHRF comes from the coding sequence ATGAAGACGTGGCGCAAGGTACATCTGTACAGTTTTGGCTACTACAAGGCGATCAGCCTCTTCATCAGCGTGCTGATGCTGGTGATTTCGCTGACGGGCATCCTGTACAACCATCACCACGACCTGAAATTCCTCAACTCGCTGCGCGTCCCGACCAGCATCCTGCCCGACGGCTACCAGGATCGTCTGGACCGTACCCGCGAGAATCAGGGGCTGGGGGATCTGTTTCCCGAAGAGGCGCACAGCGTGCCCGTGATGTGGCTGGTGATCGATCTGCACAACGGAAGTTTCTTCGGGGAACCCTGGGGGCGCTTCTTCTACGACGCCATCGCGCTTGCCCTGTGTGTGCTCTCGCTCACGGGGATCGTGCTCTATTTCAAGATCCGCAGGAAACACCGGTTCTGA
- a CDS encoding DUF480 domain-containing protein encodes MSTPLQSVEMRILGALIEKRLSTPEYYPLTANSLQAACNQKSNRDPVLELDATQVEQGLASLRARQLVSAVSGAGQRSGKYMETFCERNALNPREQALLAELLLRGPQTPGELRSRSSRMAELGSLDEVHALLDSLANRDIPFVHQMDRLPGKSERRWCQLLGGMVEEAGASDPPAPALGAPWTEELDELRSHVQDLQQQLAALRDEFARFKVQFE; translated from the coding sequence ATGAGCACTCCACTTCAGTCGGTTGAAATGCGCATTCTCGGAGCTCTCATCGAGAAGCGTCTTTCCACACCCGAGTACTACCCGCTGACCGCCAACAGTCTGCAGGCGGCCTGCAACCAGAAGTCGAACCGGGATCCCGTTCTGGAGCTGGATGCCACCCAGGTGGAGCAGGGGCTCGCATCCCTGCGCGCCCGCCAGCTGGTGAGCGCGGTCAGCGGAGCGGGCCAGCGCTCCGGCAAGTACATGGAGACCTTCTGCGAGCGCAATGCACTCAATCCGCGCGAGCAGGCCCTGCTGGCCGAATTGCTTCTGCGTGGCCCCCAGACTCCCGGTGAACTGCGCTCGCGTTCCTCGCGCATGGCCGAATTGGGCAGTCTGGACGAGGTGCACGCGCTGCTGGACTCGCTGGCCAATCGGGACATACCCTTCGTGCATCAGATGGATCGTCTGCCCGGCAAGTCCGAACGCCGCTGGTGCCAGCTGCTGGGTGGAATGGTGGAGGAGGCTGGAGCCAGCGACCCGCCGGCTCCCGCGCTGGGGGCGCCCTGGACCGAGGAGCTGGACGAGCTGCGCTCGCACGTGCAGGATCTGCAGCAGCAATTGGCTGCGCTGCGTGACGAGTTCGCCCGATTCAAAGTGCAGTTCGAGTAG